The following coding sequences lie in one Rutidosis leptorrhynchoides isolate AG116_Rl617_1_P2 chromosome 4, CSIRO_AGI_Rlap_v1, whole genome shotgun sequence genomic window:
- the LOC139904140 gene encoding protein MULTIPOLAR SPINDLE 1, whose amino-acid sequence MESERQPSKSTAGLNEPLKLAVAMAILRSKLLKQPPPHTSSAVTSNSDALKWKRKAKERKQEIIRLKQDLVEAEDGLRHELFSGSASCKCYFFENLGKLSSNELSEGVDGRFNDVLRRRFLRQVRLKERRKRRNEGSTRRLFLSENNAEETEQLKASVDYLVELCDTISSPDDINFSNWSHQAVDFILDAIKNIMSEGKYTEHVEEIIGNLSLRLVRKMCTALQGNEAHQLNTDAQYYVQHLLRKLGSESCIGQRVILAASQRISLLAENLLFLDPFESTFSEMHSSLYILIQLAEFLVSDYLLIWSKMDGFATELFEEWVTSILHARKGLQLLESRCGLYILYMDRVIGLIAKIVGQVSSLQKLNPGILQSLFC is encoded by the exons ATGGAATCGGAACGGCAACCGTCGAAAAGCACCGCCGGATTAAACGAACCGTTAAAGCTCGCGGTAGCCATGGCTATACTTCGTTCTAAGCTCCTGAAACAACCTCCTCCTCACACTTCATCTGCTGTTACCTCCAATTCTGACGCTCTCAAGTGGAAACGCAAG GCAAAAGAGCGTAAACAGGAGATCATTAGACTCAAGCAAGATCTCGTTGAAGCTGAAG ATGGACTACGCCATGAATTATTCTCAGGAAGTGCTTCTTGCAAGTGCTACTTTTTTGAAAATTTGGGGAAACTGAGCTCTAATGAGCTATCGGAAGGAGTTGATGGGAGATTTAATGATGTTTTACGTCGTAGATTTCTTAGACAAG TGAGACTGaaggaaagaagaaaaagaagaaatgaGGGTTCCACACGTAGATTGTTTCTATCTG AAAACAATGCTGAAGAGACTGAACAGCTTAAGGCCTCAGTTGATTATCTTGTGGAGCTATGCGATACTATTTCATCT CCAGATGATATCAATTTTTCAAACTGGTCTCACCAAGCTGTGGATTTCATTTTGG ATGCAATAAAGAATATCATGTCCGAGGGAAAATATACTGAACATGTTGAAGAGATTATTGGTAACTTGTCACTGCGTTTGGTTAGAAAAATGTGCACTGCATTACAAGGAAATG aaGCTCATCAGCTTAACACTGATGCCCAATATTATGTTCAGCATTTGCTTCGTAAACTTGGAAGTGAGTCATGTATTGGACAGCGAGTAATTCTTGCAGCTTCTCAAAGAATCTCTTTGCTAGCAGAAAATTTGTTATTTCTTGATCCATTTGAATCAACTTTTTCTGAAATGCATAGCAGTCTATACATTTT GATCCAGCTTGCCGAGTTTTTGGTATCAGATTACCTTTTAATATGGTCGAAGATGGATGGATTCGCAACAG AGTTGTTTGAAGAATGGGTGACTTCAATCCTTCATGCTCGAAAAGGACTTCAGCTGTTAGAAAGCAGGTGCGGTCTTTACATTTTATACATGGATCGTGTAATTGGATTAATTGCAAAAATAGTGGGTCAGGTTTCGTCTCTGCAGAAACTTAATCCGGGTATTCTTCAAAGCTTATTTTGCTGA